From a single Leishmania donovani BPK282A1 complete genome, chromosome 17 genomic region:
- a CDS encoding elongation factor 1-alpha yields MGKDKVHMNLVVVGHVDAGKSTATGHLIYKCGGIDKRTIEKFEKEAAEIGKASFKYAWVLDKLKAERERGITIDIALWKFESPKSVFTIIDAPGHRDFIKNMITGTSQADAAILMIDSTHGGFEAGISKDGQTREHALLAFTLGVKQMVVCCNKMDDKTVTYAQSRYDEISKEVGAYLKRVGYNPEKVRFIPISGWQGDNMIERSDNMPWYKGPTLLDALDMLEPPVRPVDKPLRLPLQDVYKIGGIGTVPVGRVETGIMKPGDVVTFAPANVTTEVKSIEMHHEQLAEAQPGDNVGFNVKNVSVKDIRRGNVCGNSKNDPPKEAADFTAQVIVLNHPGQISNGYAPVLDCHTSHIACRFAEIESKIDRRSGKELEKNPKAIKSGDAAIVKMVPQKPMCVEVFNDYAPLGRFAVRDMRQTVAVGIIKGVNKKEGSGGKVTKAAAKAAKK; encoded by the coding sequence ATGGGCAAGGATAAGGTGCACATGAACCTTGTGGTCGTCGGCCATGTCGACGCCGGCAAGTCCACCGCCACTGGCCACTTGATCTACAAGTGCGGTGGCATCGACAAGCGCACGATCGAGAAGTTCGAGAAGGAGGCCGCCGAGATCGGCAAGGCGTCCTTCAAGTACGCGTGGGTGCTCGACAAGCTGAAGgcggagcgcgagcgcggcaTCACGATCGACATTGCGCTGTGGAAGTTCGAGTCGCCCAAGTCCGTGTTCACGATCATCGATGCGCCCGGCCACCGCGACTTCATCAAGAACATGATCACGGGCACGTCGCAGGCGGACGCCGCCATCCTGATGATCGACTCGACGCATGGTGGCTTCGAGGCTGGCATCTCGAAGGACGGCCAGACCCGCGAGCACGCGCTGCTTGCCTTCACGCTTGGCGTGAAGCAGATGGTGGTGTGCTGCAACAAGATGGACGACAAGACCGTGACGTACGCGCAGTCGCGCTACGATGAGATCAGCAAGGAGGTGGGCGCGTACCTGAAGCGCGTGGGCTACAACCCGGAGAAGGTGCGCTTCATCCCGATCTCGGGCTGGCAGGGCGACAACATGATCGAGAGGTCGGACAACATGCCGTGGTACAAGGGTCCCACGCTGCTGGACGCGCTCGACATGCTGGAGCCGCCGGTGCGCCCGGTGGAcaagccgctgcgcctgcccCTGCAGGACGTGTACAAGATCGGCGGTATCGGGACTGTGCCCGTGGGCCGCGTGGAGACCGGCATCATGAAGCCGGGCGACGTGGTGACGTTCGCGCCCGCCAACGTGACGACTGAGGTGAAGTCGATCGAGATGCACCAcgagcagctggcggaggcgcagcccGGCGACAACGTCGGCTTCAACGTGAAGAACGTGTCGGTGAAGGACATCCGCCGTGGCAACGTGTGCGGCAACTCGAAGAACGACCCGCcgaaggaggcggccgaCTTCACGGCGCAGGTGATCGTGCTGAACCACCCCGGCCAGATCAGCAACGGCTACGCGCCGGTGCTGGACTGCCACACGAGCCACATTGCGTGCCGCTTCGCGGAAATCGAGTCCAAGATCGACCGCCGCTCCGGcaaggagctggagaagaaCCCCAAGGCGATCAAGTCTGGCGATGCCGCGATCGTGAAGATGGTGCCGCAGAAGCCGATGTGCGTGGAGGTGTTCAACGACTACGCGCCGCTGGGCCGCTTTGCCGTGCGCGACATGCGGCAGACGGTGGCCGTGGGCATCATCAAGGGCGTGAACAAgaaggagggcagcggcggtaaGGTGACCAAGGCGGCCGCGAAGGCTGCGAAGAAGTAA
- a CDS encoding elongation factor 1-alpha, whose protein sequence is MWPAPLAAQWRRVFCSACECAFLLPYGPRTGDSDHTAP, encoded by the coding sequence ATGTGGCCTGCCCCCCTCGCTGCCCAGTGGCGGCGCGTTTTTTGCTCTGCCTGTGAGTGCGCCTTCCTGCTGCCGTATGGGCCGCGGACGGGCGACAGTGACCACACGGCCCCT
- a CDS encoding receptor-type adenylate cyclase, putative, which translates to MADDAKALWLGIDSALHASGYKTANGRPVEIVNPDPSIKKSDIIAVVQKALEKYPTLLGVIGPFMDPLMSTVMKSDALKGKDLMFMAPFTGSNAVRMWDNDVYFTRGDPWTEMTIILTHMLKRIRARRTAFMYLTGAQFGDSEYKMVVSVLSSFSLDPPAVYSAPYSTKNTAVNMTAFDAMADTRPQVIIVWGIPGEQVVKFLQAVLTDPRTSSAYIMTCFPLQRIVFQVYYDLAMAGKLTPVDGQIMSSATSLPISHIEIEHVRLFRTEMGEYMVKTGRVDASLWADEAKAVQKYGPRGREASSSDSAAYADKFYNEHPSTGQLMIAGWLSGKLIDQTLHEPLWTIDRKTYKAGLFDQIRYVIGGDIVLGDYGGPCTPIAEFLGAVCYCNQGGRASVLQGLNKAAWELLPDAIFHYAQSACYLNKIVLSKPLNVVTLNVSDLPKLRKAAADMAKVIPLAISEERLDFSAFNPATLNATQTTAQGVLDWEFLNYSVDVVTGPLLRSIDLSGLLVISPVFNRPNVLVEKENYLFLMPTLEQEMYVMYSELSSVRALTSIGEDVNLVLHEYTSANVKDISAVALRTAATFNAPDPTVKAVSSGTSLKSSLEPSMINFVLGITDDDVDAIAAFLSTHPLAIVVISFGDLAHEYESLTDTFAKLPNAEQARLLTFTNLPLWSDMSPSSLESYPLLKLFNAIFPKPADHTPSLLRDLLSIVFIQAVAYGDGGFEKPTSLQESAYKKGVINAYSVTLGRFTWNCTNTTSGLECLYRNYGAQGIVMLSVQRILDPTVPQVSSPMTPTMEYRPRQKVDKMTSAQRNGLIAGLVMFTIILLTAAPLILYWCTEGRDNDAAPKDGDEPVTLLFTDIESSTALWAALPQLMADAIAAHHRVIRQLVKKYGCYEVKTIGDSFMIACRSAHSAVSLACEIQTKLLKHDWGTEALDRAYREFELARV; encoded by the coding sequence ATGGCGGACGATGCGAAGGCGTTGTGGCTGGGCATCGACTCCGCGCTGCACGCTTCTGGTTACAAGACTGCTAACGGACGGCCGGTCGAGATCGTGAACCCGGATCCAAGTATCAAGAAGTCCGACATCATTGCCGTCGTGCAGAAGGCGCTCGAGAAGTACCCGACGCTTCTTGGTGTGATTGGGCCCTTTATGGACCCGTTGATGTCGACTGTCATGAAAAGTGACGCGTTGAAGGGCAAGGACTTGATGTTTATGGCTCCTTTCACCGGGTCGAATGCGGTGCGCATGTGGGACAACGACGTGTACTTCACGCGTGGCGATCCGTGGACAGAGATGACGATCATACTGACGCACATGCTGAAAAGGATTCGCGCTCGCCGCACTGCGTTCATGTATCTGACGGGTGCGCAGTTCGGCGACTCCGAGTACAAGATGGTAGTGTCggttctctcctccttttcgcTCGACCCGCCGGCTGTGTACTCCGCGCCGTACTCGACGAAGAACACTGCTGTGAACATGACGGCCTTCGACGCGATGGCGGACACGCGCCCGCAGGTGATCATAGTCTGGGGGATTCCGGGTGAGCAGGTTGTGAAGTTCctgcaggcggtgctgacggACCCGCGTACGTCGTCGGCGTACATCATGACCTGCTTCCCGCTGCAGCGGATAGTATTCCAGGTGTACTACGATCTTGCGATGGCTGGGAAGCTGACGCCTGTAGACGGGCAGATCATGTCGAGCGCAACCTCACTTCCGATCTCTCATATAGAAATTGAACATGTGAGACTATTCCGTACCGAGATGGGGGAGTACATGGTGAAGACCGGCCGCGTGGACGCGAGCCTGTGGGCCGACGAGGCGAAGGCTGTGCAGAAGTACGGCCCCCGAGGGCGTgaggcgtcgtcgtcggacTCTGCTGCATACGCGGACAAGTTCTACAACGAGCATCCAAGCACTGGGCAGCTGATGATTGCTGGGTGGCTTTCTGGAAAGCTGATTGATCAGACGCTGCATGAGCCGCTGTGGACCATCGATCGGAAGACGTACAAGGCTGGGCTCTTTGATCAGATCCGGTATGTGATTGGCGGAGATATTGTTCTTGGTGACTACGGTGGCCCGTGCACCCCCATCGCCGAGTTTCTGGGCGCCGTGTGCTACTGTAACCAGGGCGGGCGTGCCTCTGTTCTCCAAGGCCTGAACAAAGCCGCGTGGGAGCTCTTGCCGGATGCTATCTTCCACTACGCGCAGTCTGCCTGCTATCTGAACAAGATCGTACTCTCAAAGCCGCTGAATGTCGTGACGCTGAACGTCTCCGACCTCCCGAAGCTGAGGAAAGCTGCTGCGGATATGGCCAAGGTGATCCCACTTGCCATCAGCGAAGAACGCCTGGACTTTTCAGCTTTTAACCCGGCGACGCTGAATGCGACGCAGACGACAGCGCAGGGTGTGCTTGACTGGGAGTTCTTGAACTACTCCGTCGATGTGGTCACCGGCCCGCTGCTTCGAAGCATTGACTTGAGTGGACTGCTGGTGATCTCTCCTGTGTTTAACCGGCCGAACGTGTtggtggagaaggagaacTACCTGTTCCTGATGCCGACGCTGGAGCAGGAGATGTACGTCATGTATTCGGAGCTGTCATCTGTGAGGGCCCTGACGTCGATCGGCGAAGATGTGAACCTTGTGCTTCACGAGTACACAAGCGCGAACGTGAAGGACATCTCTGCAGTAGCGCTTCGGACGGCCGCAACGTTCAACGCTCCCGACCCAACCGTCAAGGCCGTCTCGTCGGGGACGTCGTTGAAGTCATCGCTCGAACCGAGTATGATCAACTTTGTTCTTGGGATCACGGACGACGATGTGGATGCGatcgccgccttcctctccacGCACCCATTGGCGATCGTGGTAATTTCGTTTGGGGACCTGGCTCACGAATACGAGAGTCTCACCGATACCTTCGCCAAGCTTCCCAACGCtgagcaggcgcgcctgctcaCGTTCACTAACCTGCCGCTCTGGAGCGACATGTCCCCGAGTTCCCTCGAGAGCTAtccgctgctgaagctgtTCAACGCCATTTTTCCGAAGCCCGCGGACCACACACCGTCTCTGCTGCGAGACCTCTTATCCATCGTCTTTATCCAGGCTGTGGCCTACGGGGATGGCGGATTTGAGAAGCCGACCTCACTCCAGGAGAGCGCCTATAAAAAAGGCGTCATCAACGCGTACAGCGTGACCCTGGGCCGCTTTACGTGGAACTGCACAAACACCACTAGTGGTCTTGAGTGCTTGTACAGAAACTACGGCGCGCAGGGCATCGTGATGCTTTCCGTCCAGCGGATTCTGGACCCGACGGTGCCGCAGGTTTCTTCCCCGATGACGCCTACAATGGAGTATCGACCGCGCCAAAAGGTGGATAAGATGACGTCCGCGCAGCGAAACGGCCTGATTGCTGGACTCGTTATGTTCACTATCATCTTGCTTACGGCTGCTCCCCTGATACTGTACTGGTGCACGGAAGGCCGCgacaacgacgccgcgccgaaGGACGGTGACGAGCCGGTGACGCTGCTCTTCACGGACATCGAGAGCAGCACTGCGCTGTgggccgcgctgccgcagctgatgGCTGACGCGAttgctgcgcaccaccgtGTGATCCGGCAGCTGGTGAAGAAGTACGGGTGCTACGAGGTGAAGACGATCGGCGACTCGTTCATGATCGCGTGCAGGAGCGCGCACAGCGCTGTGAGCCTTGCGTGCGAGATCCAGACgaagctgctgaagcacGACTGGGGTacggaggcgctggaccGCGCGTACCGCGAGTTCGAGCTTGCGCGCGTG
- a CDS encoding receptor-type adenylate cyclase b, translating into MNRLAIRIATVSQARCPVGNNGAAVDLDVQHAGTAEVMNPLLGEGSCISDGARARHSGLTAVPPSAEPPAMRMRRVGRKVPERPTVCNVRGAH; encoded by the coding sequence ATGAACCGTCTTGCGATTCGGATTGCGACGGTGTCGCAGGCCCGCTGTCCGGTGGGCAACaacggtgctgcggtggacCTCGATGTGCAGCACGCTGGGACAGCTGAGGTGATGAACCCGTTGCTGGGTGAGGGCAGCTGTATCTCAGACGGTGCGAGGGCACGGCATTCGGGgctgacggcggtgccgccctCTGCTGAACCGCCTGCGATGCGTATGCGGCGTGTGGGCCGCAAAGTCCCTGAGCGACCTACGGTCTGTAAtgtgcgcggcgcgcatTGA
- a CDS encoding receptor-type adenylate cyclase b, producing the protein MYADATHPRRACWCGAGGVSGCVRQRHAYRCSRLLAGVLLIVGALTLAVSTVPAAWAAGALASSDEPVYLLNAMYSLSDYNAKHAKALWLGIDSALHAVGYTAARGRPIKIIEPDPKDDLSDIVAVVLKALKDYPTLLGVIGPYSDTRLGAVPSSPEIQNSGLMFLGPFTGSSVMRVWNENLYFMRAEPRLEIMAMVKHIANTFRARRTAFMYLTGEQYGSFEHKSLVELMTSLSLDPPAVYSASYSTSTAVNMTAFDAMADTRPQVIIIWGIPAGQVEELLKVVLTDPRTSSAYIMSSFALQQMTFQVYYDLAMAGKLTPVDGQIISSATSFPLTEPASVHLRVFRAQMGEYMVKTGRVDASLWADEAKAVRQYGPWEHEASSSDSAAYVNNFFNEHPCVTQLMIAGWISGSLIAQTLAEENRIANRTAYRQYMFSQQRYIVGEDFVLGDYGGPCNGVAEFLGAVCYCNQGGHSAVLSRLDRAVWTVITESGVSFTQKNCYSDGTTLPRSLNFLTLIFAEHPLLAQVGLTFKTSISTLVAYLQYNASPVNGATLNVTDTTPQALHDAVTTNYTTDVVVGVTVKGMNVDGYLVPSPIHPRPHLVELLRNYVYLMPTLEQQMFVLYAKLSAVRGVTLIDSAVHMILHGYASDEVANITAVLRKSAATFNYDNPTVTAVPSTKTVGS; encoded by the coding sequence ATGTACGCGGACGCGACCCATCCGCGCCGTGcttgctggtgcggcgcaggtggcgtGTCCGGCTGTGTGAGGCAGCGACATGCGTACCGATGCTCGCGACTCCTGGCTGGCGTTTTGCTGATTGTCGGCGCGCTGACGCTCGCCGTGTCCACGGTGCCTGCGGCGTGGGCTGCGGGCGCCCTCGCCTCGTCGGATGAGCCTGTGTACCTGCTGAACGCCATGTACTCGTTGAGTGACTACAATGCGAAGCATGCAAAGGCGCTGTGGCTGGGCATCGACtccgcgctgcacgcggtcGGCTACACCGCCGCTCGCGGCCGCCCCATCAAGATCATTGAACCGGACCCGAAGGACGACCTGTCGGACATCGTAGCTGTCGTGTTGAAGGCGCTCAAAGACTACCCGACGCTTCTTGGCGTGATTGGACCGTACTCTGACACTCGCCTTGGTGCTGTGCCGAGCAGCCCTGAGATTCAGAACAGCGGGCTGATGTTTCTGGGCCCGTTCACCGGGTCCAGTGttatgcgtgtgtggaaCGAGAACTTGTACTTCATGCGCGCGGAGCCACGGCTGGAGATCATGGCAATGGTAAAGCACATAGCCAATACCTtccgcgcacgccgcactGCGTTCATGTATCTGACGGGTGAGCAGTACGGAAGCTTCGAGCACAAGAGTCTTGTGGAGCTGATGACGTCCCTTTCGCTCGACCCGCCGGCTGTGTACTCCGCGTCGTACTCGACGAGCACTGCTGTGAACATGACGGCCTTCGACGCGATGGCGGACACGCGCCCGCAGGTGATCATAATCTGGGGAATACCTGCAGGGCAGGTTGAGGAGCTCCTGAAGGTTGTGCTTACAGACCCGCGTACGTCGTCGGCGTACATCATGTCGTCgtttgcgctgcagcagatgaCATTCCAGGTGTACTACGATCTTGCGATGGCTGGGAAGCTGACGCCTGTAGACGGGCAGATCATTTCGAGCGCCACATCCTTTCCGCTCACGGAACCTGCGTCGGTCCATCTGAGGGTGTTCAGGGCGCAGATGGGGGAGTACATGGTGAAGACCGGCCGCGTGGACGCGAGCCTGTGGGCCGACGAGGCGAAGGCTGTGCGGCAGTACGGCCCGTGGGAGCATgaggcgtcgtcgtcggacTCTGCTGCATACGTGAACAACTTCTTCAACGAGCACCCGTGCGTAACGCAGCTGATGATTGCTGGGTGGATTTCTGGCTCGCTGATCGCGCAGACGCTTGCGGAGGAGAACCGGATCGCGAATCGGACGGCGTACAGACAGTACATGTTCTCTCAGCAGCGCTACATCGTAGGCGAGGACTTTGTTCTTGGTGACTACGGCGGGCCGTGCAACGGTGTTGCCGAGTTTCTGGGCGCCGTGTGCTACTGTAACCAGGGTGGGCACTCCGCGGTCCTTTCGAGGCTTGACAGAGCCGTGTGGACGGTGATTACCGAGTCTGGCGTCAGCTTCACGCAGAAAAACTGCTACTCCGATGGCACCACCCTCCCGCGGTCGCTGAACTTCCTGACGCTGATCTTTGCGGAGCATCCGTTGCTTGCGCAGGTGGGGCTGACCTTTAAAACGAGCATATCAACACTGGTCGCCTACCTGCAGTACAACGCGAGCCCCGTGAACGGGGCCACGCTTAATGTAACAGATACAACACCACAGGCGCTGCACGATGCGGTGACGACGAACTACACCACCGACGTCGTCGTAGGCGTGACAGTGAAGGGCATGAACGTTGATGGGTACTTGGTGCCCTCCCCCATTCACCCTCGGCCACACCTAGTAGAGCTGTTAAGAAACTACGTGTATCTGATGCCAACGCTTGAGCAGCAGATGTTCGTACTGTACGCGAAGCTTTCGGCTGTGAGGGGCGTGACGTTGATCGACTCGGCCGTGCATATGATCCTGCACGGCTACGCCAGCGATGAGGTAGCGAACATcaccgctgtgctgcgcaagTCTGCTGCGACGTTCAACTACGACAACCCGACTGTGACTGCGGTGCCCTCCACGAAGACTGTTGGGAGT